The Natrinema amylolyticum genome includes the window GTCGACGCTGGGATCGTCCGCCAGCGCGTCGTCGGCGGTCGCGAGCGTCGATTCGTCGCCGGCGAACCAGACGTACGGCATGACGTGATCCGGATCGTACGCGACGACGCGTTCGATCTCCACGTCGAGGTCGTCCGTCGCCGCGAGTGTGTGTCGAAGCGCGAACTCCGTGGCGGGAACCGAGAGTTCCGCGATGGTACTCATGGGGAGAGCCACCACGCCGACGACCAAGATACCGCGCCCGGTCGGACGGCGGAGCGATCTCGATAGCGCGCTGACACCATTCGGAAACCGAAATCGGTTACGCGACGTCGAAATCCCCGGCGCGTTTAAGCGGATTCGACTGCAAACGAGTGGTATGCTCACCGACGAATTCGGGCGGGAGGTAACTGGGGTTCGGGTCTCCCTCACCGATCGGTGTAACTTCGACTGCGTCTACTGTCACAACGAGGGGCTCGGGGACACTCGGGGACCGATGGACCCGCAGGACGACGAGATGTCGACCGACGACGTCGTCCGGTTTCTCGAGGTCGCCGCCGAGTTCGACGTCGACGCGGTCAAGTTCACCGGTGGAGAACCGATGCTTCGACAGGATCTCGAGGAGATCATCGAGCGCACGCCGGAGCAGATGGAGGTCTCGCTGACGACCAACGGGACGTTCCTCCCCGGCCGCGCCGAGGACCTCGTCGACGCCGGCTTAGAGCGGGTCAACGTCTCTCAGGACGCGCTCGACCCGGAGGACTTCGCCGCCGTGACGAAGAGCGGGGCGTACGAGAAGGTGCTCGAGGGCGTCGAGGCCGCGCTGGACGCGGGGCTCGACCCGGTCAAACTCAACATGGTCGTCTTCGAACACACGGCGGGGTACGTGCCGGAGATGGTCGACCACGTCGCGGCAAACGACGGGCTCCAACTGCAGTTAATCGAGTACATGCCCGAACTGACGGGCAAGCCGGAGTGGAACATCGATATCCAGCGGGTTCACGACTGGTTGGCCGAGCAAGCCGACGAGGTCGAACACCGGGAGATGCACGACCGGAAGCGCTACTGGATCGGTGGCGACGCGGCGAGCGAAGACAGCGGGATGGTCGAAATCGTCGACCCCGTAGAGAACCCTACCTTCTGTGCGAACTGCCACCGCGTTCGAGTCACCCACGAGGGCTACCTCAAGGGCTGTCTCAACCGCAACGACGATCTCAAGTCGATGGGCGAGATGTCGAAAGCCGAGATCCGCAAGGCCTTCC containing:
- the moaA gene encoding GTP 3',8-cyclase MoaA, which gives rise to MLTDEFGREVTGVRVSLTDRCNFDCVYCHNEGLGDTRGPMDPQDDEMSTDDVVRFLEVAAEFDVDAVKFTGGEPMLRQDLEEIIERTPEQMEVSLTTNGTFLPGRAEDLVDAGLERVNVSQDALDPEDFAAVTKSGAYEKVLEGVEAALDAGLDPVKLNMVVFEHTAGYVPEMVDHVAANDGLQLQLIEYMPELTGKPEWNIDIQRVHDWLAEQADEVEHREMHDRKRYWIGGDAASEDSGMVEIVDPVENPTFCANCHRVRVTHEGYLKGCLNRNDDLKSMGEMSKAEIRKAFRDTVADRVPYYGEYMIQNDEGQWEINEKYIEEYAGA